A region of the bacterium genome:
CTCGGCGTGGGGCGCCGCGCCGCCGGCCGGCGTCAGCGCGGCCAGCGCGGCGCGCAGGCGCGACTCGGAGTCGACGAGGTAGTTGGCCGCGGTCACCACCAGTTCGCCCGCGGCGAGGCCGCCGAGCAACTCGGCGTGATCCGCGTCCCGCTCGCCGACCCGCACGCGGCGCGGCGCGAAGCGGCCCTCGCCCCGGGCCACGAAGACCACCCACTCGCCGCCGCCGGCGTCCAGCAGCGCGTCCGTCGGCAGGCGCAGCACGCGCCGCGGCGCGGCGGCGAGGGCCACCTCGCCGAACAGCTCCGGGCGCAGCGCGCCGCCCGGGTTCGGCAGCTCCAGGCGCAGCTTCAGCGTGCGCGTCGCCGCGTCGAGCAGGGGCTCGACGAAGCTCACCCGGCCGGCGAACTCGCGCCCCGGCAGCGCGGCGCTCGTGAAGGTCGCCGCCAGGCCGGGTCGGACGCGGCCCAGCTCGCTCGCGTAGGCGTCGGCCAGCACCCAGACCGCGCTGAGGTCCGTGATCGCATAGGGCTCGCTGCCCGCCGCCAGGGTCGCCCCTTCGACGATCGCCTTGCGCGTCACCACGCCCGCGACGGGCGAGACGAAGGTGAGCGCCCGCTCCGCGCGGCCCGTCGCCGCGAGGCGATCGATCGCGGCGGCCGGCACGTCCCAGAGCTCCAGGCGCCGGCGCGCGGCCGCGAGCAGGCGCTCGGCGCTCCTGAGCGCCGCTGTGTCGGCGCCCGCCGCGGCCAGCCCCTGCCGACCGCGCAGCGCGACGAGGAACTCCTCCTGCGCCGCGAGCAGCTCGGGGCTGTAGAGCGCGAAGAGCGGGTCGCCCTTGGCGACCGACTGGCCCGTGAAATCCACGAAGACGCGCTCGACGAAGCCGCCCACCTTGAGGTTCACGGCGCGCACGCGCCGCTCGTCGACGGCCACGCGGCCGACGGTGCGCCAGGCGCCGCCGATGGGGCCGCTGTCCACGGCCGCGGTCGTCAGGCCGATCAGCTGCTGGCGCGCGAGGTCGATGTCGACCTCGGTGAGGCCGGCGGGCTCCGGCTCAGCCGCCGCAGCGGTCGCCTCCCCCGCAGGGCTTTCCTCCTTCACCGGCACCAGCTTCATGCCGCAGGCCGGGCAGTTGTCGGGGTGATCCCGCACGATGTTGGGGTGCATCGGACAGAGCCAGCGCTGGCCGGACGCGGCAGTGGTCGGAGCCGGCACGCGGCGCGCGGCGAGCCAGGCGCCCGTGGCGCCGAGGCCAGCGGCGGCCAGCGCGACGATCACGAGCAGGAGGACGCCGGCGCGGCGGCGCGGGTGGGTCGCGGGCTGCGAGTTCATCGCCATCCTCCTCGCTCACATGCCGGGCATGGGTGTCGGCGCCGGACTCGCCGCGCCGGGCGGCGCGGGCGAGGCCTGGTCTGTCATCGCCTCGCCGCGCGCGGGCGCCGCGGGCATGGCCGCCATGCCGCCCATCGCGGGCGCAGCCAGGCTCACG
Encoded here:
- a CDS encoding efflux RND transporter periplasmic adaptor subunit encodes the protein MNSQPATHPRRRAGVLLLVIVALAAAGLGATGAWLAARRVPAPTTAASGQRWLCPMHPNIVRDHPDNCPACGMKLVPVKEESPAGEATAAAAEPEPAGLTEVDIDLARQQLIGLTTAAVDSGPIGGAWRTVGRVAVDERRVRAVNLKVGGFVERVFVDFTGQSVAKGDPLFALYSPELLAAQEEFLVALRGRQGLAAAGADTAALRSAERLLAAARRRLELWDVPAAAIDRLAATGRAERALTFVSPVAGVVTRKAIVEGATLAAGSEPYAITDLSAVWVLADAYASELGRVRPGLAATFTSAALPGREFAGRVSFVEPLLDAATRTLKLRLELPNPGGALRPELFGEVALAAAPRRVLRLPTDALLDAGGGEWVVFVARGEGRFAPRRVRVGERDADHAELLGGLAAGELVVTAANYLVDSESRLRAALAALTPAGGAAPHAE